In Pleurodeles waltl isolate 20211129_DDA chromosome 5, aPleWal1.hap1.20221129, whole genome shotgun sequence, the DNA window ATCTGAAGATTATTCTATTTGTGTTATTCTTAGTGATGTATATTCTAACACTCATTGGAAATAGCATCCTGATCACAGCTTGGATCCGTGATCCTTGTCTTCAGACTCCTATGTACTTCTTTCTGGGCAATCTCTCCTTTTTGGACATTTGCTTCTCATCAGCGATTGTACCTTACATGTTGGCCCAACTCCTTGTTAGGAGGACTATCAGCTTCAACATGTGTGCAGCACAGATGTATCTATGCTTGTTCCTAGGGGGTACAGAGTGTGTCCTACTGGGAGTCATGGCTTATGATCGTTATGTAGCCATAATATATCCTTTGCGTTACACAGTCATCATGAGTATGTCTGTTTGTATTACACTGGCATCCTGCTGCTGGTTGAGTGGCAGTGTAATGTCGCTCCTGGACACTTTTTACACATTACAGTTACCATTATGTGGGTCTAAAATTATTAACCATTTTTTTTGTGAGGTTCCAAGTCTTCTGAAGATGGCCTGTGCCGATGTCTTTGCCACAGAGATGGTCATTTTCTCTGCTGCAATATTTATACTGTTGATACCAAGTGTCTTCACTGCCATCTCCTACACACAAATCATCATCACAATTGTGAGAATCCGCTCctctgaagccagattgaaagCCTTCTCCACATGTGCCTCTCATCTGATCGTTGTCACCATATTCTACAGCACTGCTATCTCCATGTACATGAGACCAACATCTAAAACATTTGAAAATCAGGATAAAATGCTTTCTGTGTTTTATACTGTGACCCCACCAATGATGAACCCTATGATCTACAGTTTGAGAAACAAAAATGTGAAGATGGCTGTGCAGAAACTTATCCG includes these proteins:
- the LOC138296975 gene encoding olfactory receptor 2D3-like, producing the protein MFLPEVFLHFPTVVIKVHTIKMNNGSLTPEFLLLGLTDDPDLKIILFVLFLVMYILTLIGNSILITAWIRDPCLQTPMYFFLGNLSFLDICFSSAIVPYMLAQLLVRRTISFNMCAAQMYLCLFLGGTECVLLGVMAYDRYVAIIYPLRYTVIMSMSVCITLASCCWLSGSVMSLLDTFYTLQLPLCGSKIINHFFCEVPSLLKMACADVFATEMVIFSAAIFILLIPSVFTAISYTQIIITIVRIRSSEARLKAFSTCASHLIVVTIFYSTAISMYMRPTSKTFENQDKMLSVFYTVTPPMMNPMIYSLRNKNVKMAVQKLIRRQLFQ